The following nucleotide sequence is from Pseudonocardia sp. C8.
GCTTACGGCAGGCGGCCCAGATCGTCCTGCAAGATCCTGACGACCAGTTGTTCGCCGCCGACGTCGCTCAGGACGTGTCGTTCGGTCCACTGAACCTCGGTCTGCCGGTCGACGTCGTCGATGCTCGCGTCGCCACCGCACTGGCTGCTGTCGGGGTGACCGACCTCGCTGACCGGCCGACCCACCACCTGTCCTTCGGACAGCGAAAGAGGGTGGCGATCGCCGGTGCGCTGGCGATGCACCCCCGCGTGCTGGTGCTCGACGAACCGACCGCCGGGCTGGACCCGGCAGGCGTCGAGGAACTGATCGCCGTCCTGGGCCAGTTGCACGACGCCGGTACCGCGATCGTGCTCTCGACGCACGATGTGGATCTTGCCTACCGTTGGGCCGATGAGATCGCCCTCGTGGAGCGGGGTCGAGTGCGGCTCGGCCCCGCGAGTTGGATCGTCGACCACCCGCACGCGCTTGCTTCCGCACGACTGGGGCCGGCCTGGGCGCCTGCCGTCGCCCAGCTCCTGGAGATGACCGGCTACCGAGGACCCGCCCCGCGCACGGCTGCCCAGCTCCACGAGCTGATCGGAGTTCCGGGCCCGCAGGGAACGTCCCGCATCTGGGCCGACGACGCGGCTCCGGAGTGGGCGCTCGAGCGGTAGGGTCTCGGAGGTAACGTCACGATCAGTGCGTCGATGAGCGCGCGGGGTTACGGGAGTGCGACGGTGTTGTGCCAGGGCTCCCGGACAGGGAACACTTGGCGTCCGGCAGGCCCAGGTGCTGAGAAGTCGATCTGCTCCACGGACCCGCGAGTACGCTGATGATCCTCGAGCGATGGTGCGGAGGACCGTATGGCAGGTGACGACGTCCTCGACATCGCCTTCGTCGTCCCCGAGAGCGGGCCGTCGGGTATTTACGGCCCGTCCTGCCAGACCAGCGGCCGCCTCGCCGCCATGGAGATAAACGAAGCCGGCGGGATCCTGGGCCGGGAGGTTCGCCTCCGTACCGTCGACGGTGGCCAGGAGCCGTCGCGGGTCGCCGCCGCAGTCGAGCAGCTGGTCGTGACGGGCCGGGTCGAGGCGGTCACCGGGTGGCACACCTCTGCCGTACGGGAGCAGCTGGTGCCACGGGTGTGCGGCCGAGTGCCCTACATCTACACCGCGGTGTACGAGGGCGGGGAGCACACTCCGGGCGTGTTCCTGACCGGTGAGACGCCGTCGAACCAGGTGTTCCCTGCGATGCGATGGATGTCGGAGGAGCTGGGAATCAGGAGCTGGGCGATCGTCGGGAACGACTACGTCTGGCCCAGAATGTCCGCCCGGGCGGCTCGTGGTTATGCCGAGCAGGTACGGGCGGAGGTCCGGGACGAGATCTTCGTGCCGGTGGGCTCGGAGAACTTCGGCGGGGTCGTGCGGCGCCTCGAGGACTCGAAGGTCGACGGAGTGTTGATGTTCCTGTTGGGCTCGGACGCGGTCCGGTTCAACCGCGCGTTCACCGCGAGGGGGGCCCACGAGCGGTGCGTGCGGTTGAGCCCGCTGATGGACGAGAACATGTTGATGGCAACGGGAGCCGCCAACACCCACGATCTCTTCTCGGCGGCCGGCTTCTTCGAGACACTCGGGACCGCCTACGGGCTTGATTTCGAACGGCGGTACATGAACCTGGCGGGACCCAGCGCGCCGGCGGTCGCGTCGCCGGGGGAGTCGTGCTACGAGGGTGTCACCCTGCTTGCAGAGCTCGCGTCCGCTGCCCGTGCGACCGACGTCGGTCGGATCAGCCGGGCGTCCGATGTCGTCTCGTACGAGGGGCCGCGCGGGCCGGTGCGGATGTGTAACCAGCATCTGCTCCAGCCGACCTACCTGGCGCGTGCCGACGGCCTGGAGTTCGATGTCCTCACCGAACTCCACGGCGCAGGGTGAGTACCGTCCTGCAGTCCGACAGCTCGTCCGGTTCGCTCCTCATGCGGACGGTTCACCGGTCTCGGCTCGCCGACGGCCGGTAGCTCCGACCGGGGCGGGGGGCGTGCCGATGTGACGCCCCGCGCCGACTGCGTGCGCAGTGCGGACGCGCAGGCGCTGGTCGAATCGATCGGCTCCACGATCCGGCGACGGGGCCGGCGGACCGGTCCGATCGGATCAGGGCGTCGGTGTCCGCGCTTTCGTGGTGCGCGGGCGCCCGGACCGGGATCGAAGCGGACCGATAACTTCGGCTTGACAAACTACCGATCTGAAGTAATTCTGGGTCCAACGTCGGCCCCCGACCGGACGAGCGGTCGAGGAACGGGGTGTCGGCGCGGGACCGTGGGACGTCGAGGTCTGCGGGGTCGGACATGGAGGGCACGGTCGAGGACCTGTTCGAGCTACGTGCGCTCGTGGCCTGTCACGATGTGCTGCTCTCGATCGCCTGCCGGGCCGCACGAGTCGCGGCACTCCGTGATGACCTCTACGTGCTTCCGCTGCCGAAGATGCTGGATGCCGGAGTGCTGGGCGTGCAGGGTGTCCCGGTTCCCCCGGAGACCGGTTTCCGGTGGATGACCCCGGCGATCTACGAGGTGATCGGACACGCGTCGTTCGTCGGGCCGGTCGGGTACCTGGAGATCCATTGCACGGTGACGTCGGCACGGCAGGCCGCAGCGGTGTGGGTGAACGGCTCTGCCGCCTACGGGCCCGACTACCTGCTGCCGTCCCGCGCGCATCCCGTGCGCGAGCCGACGCCGGTCGGTGAGGCTTTGAGCCGCCTCGGTCTCCTGACGGACGGACTCTCGGAGGAGCTCGCAGTGTCCGGGCTCGATCGATGCCGTAGCACCGACGACTGGTTCGCGATGGCCGACCAGGTCGTGAGGCAGCGGACATGACCTGCGCGTGGGAGGTGATCGGGCTGCGCTCGCCGTGCCGAGCGATTCGTTCCGTTCGGATGTATTGCATTCTGGCTCTTTTCCAGTAGGTTACATCTGTCGGCCACACGCCCGGACCGGGCAGCGTCATCGGTCAACCCGAGGAACGAAGGAGGTACCGACTCCGACCCGGTCCCGACCGAGGAGCCGGGCGGAGGCTTCCCGACTCCCTCGGTCTCGTTCGGGACGGGGTCAACGGGCCACGAACCCCTCCGTCCGGAGCAAGGAACCGCGCTCGAAGCGTTTCGGGCCCGGGGATCAGCGGCTGTTGCCGCTTTCGCTAGCGGGACCAAGGCTGCGCTCCGCTAGGCAACACGAGATTGGAGATCGAACATGACAGGTGCGAACGGCCACGGCCACGGCCACGGCCACGCCACGTCGGGTGCGGACGCCTCCCGGGTAGAGGACCTGGTGCAGCGCCGGGTCCACGAGGCAGGTGAGCATGAGGGCCCCTTCTCCATCCACGTGCTCGGTATCGGCAAGACCGGCGCCAACGTGGTGGAGAGCTTCGTCCGTGCGGCAGCGGATTCTCCGTTGGCCGACAACGCGAACGGGTTCAGCGCGCTCGCGATCGACATCGGTGACGCCGACCTCGCCGGCGCCCGCGCGGCCGGCAAGAAGGCACCGGCCGGTTCGGTCCAGACGGTGGCGCTGCCGGCGCTGGACTCGACGACGCTGTTCAGCGGGCTCCGGCGGTATCGCGAGTTCCTCAAGGCCGAGTTCCCGCGCTACTACTGGAACCCCAACTACGAGCCCTGGGTGCCCAACGACCTCGAGATCCCTGCGGCGGACGAGCACTTCCCCCGCGCCCTGGCCAAGGCCATCTACGGTGTCGAGTACTACCAGGGCCACGAGGTCGCGCAGGAACTCAACAAGTTCGTCGCCGGGATCCTGAACAGCCCCGCGACTCCGATCGTCTGCGTGGCGTTCAGCCTGGCCGGCGGCACCGGTAGCGGCATCGTGGTCGACCTCGCGCGGCACCTGTCGAACATCAAGCTGGGCCGGCGGCCCTGGGTCCTGGGCATGGGCGTGCTGCCCTGCGAGGGCGACACCGACGAGGTGTGGGACGGCCGCCTGTTCCCGTCGATCAACGAGCTGGACTGCATGGTCGACGGGGAGAAGAACCAGGGCGTCATGACCGTCTGGGGGGACCTGTACAAGAACCCCTTCACCGCAGGCTTCTTCGCCGTCCCGCAGAACGCCGTCTACGAGCGAACCGGTGACATCGAGGCGACCCATCGGATCATCGACGACGGACTCGCCGCATTCCTGGTGCGTGACGGAGGAAAGCACGTCTATGAGTCGATCAAGGCGCTGAACTGGCTGAATGTCGATGCCAGCAGCTGGCACCCGGCCATTCGCAGTGATCAGACCGACCGGTGGATCAACCTGCTCGCCGTCGACGCGCCCGAGCACACCCCGGGGGTGAGCGGCCGTGAGCTCGTCGATGGAGCCGAGCCGCGGTTCGCGGAGGTTCGCCGGTTCGGGGCGGCGGCCGCGGGCGACAACTCCGAGATCCAGCTGCCGGCGGCGCAGGCCGGCCCGGCAGTCGCCACCTACCCGGAGGCGAAGCTCGAAGGCACCACCGCATTCGTCGCCAAGCTCAGCAAGCTGGACCTGCGCTGGTTCGTTCCGACCCGGGACGCCTACGACAGCTTCGACTGGGAGCAGAAGCTGATGGCCCACTCCTGGATCCTCGACCTCGGCGTCATGCTGTGTGAGCCGTCCACGCGGTTCGAGTCCATGGGTGGAGAGTGCCTGCTGGGCTGCGCGTGCTGGGTCGTCGTGCCCCATGCCGCGATCCGCGGCGAAGAGCCCGCCGACATCCAGCTCGCCTGATCGCCGGGGGTGGATCACAGATGCCTTTGGACTGGGCCCGAGTCATGGAGCGCTACCGGGACGGTGCCGAGGTCGACTCCCTCCCCGGCACCGCGACGTTGTCGGTGAGCGGTGCCGACGAGGAGAAGATCTACGTCAAGCACCGCCTGTGGAAGGCATCGTTGAGCCGCGAGAATCTCGAACGGGCGATCGACCTGGTCGACAAGGGAGAGATGACCAGGGACGCCGCCGACTTCATCGACCAGTACCGCACGGCCGTGGCCGACGAACGGCCCACGACCGCAGCCACGGTCCTCAAGGACCTCGGCTATCTCGACTAGGAGCGTAGACCCGACATGAGTGGACTCTCGCTTTACCACAGTGCTACCGGAAAGCAGGCGCCGCACTGCATCCACGCTGTGGGAATCGGCAAGACCGGCGCTCAGATGATCGACGCACTGATGCGCACAGGCGAACTCGAGGACATGCTCGACGATCCGCGTGCGCGCTTCACCGCGCTGGCCGTCGACATCGGCGACGCCGACATGCGGCAGATGCGACAGTACGGGGACTCGTTCCTCGACCGGCTCCGCGAGCGGGAGATCCCGACCGACCGGGCCCAGATCCGTTCGGTCGACCTACCCGTTCCCGGCGCGGACGAGCTCTCTCGGTCGCTCGAGCGATACCCCGAGTGGCTCGCCGAGGAGTACCCCCGGTTCGACTACCGCCCCGCATTCGTGCCGTGGCTGCCGCCGAACGTGACGCTGCCGACGGCCGACAAGAACTACGTCGGTCAGCTGGAGCAGCCTGCGCAGGAGGAGCATTTCCCCCGGGCGGTGGCGAAGGCCATCTACGGCCACGCCTACTACGGCAGCGACGGGACGCTCAGGAAGGAACTCGACGACTTCGCCCGTAGCGTCGACCAGACCCGCCTGCCGTCGATCGTCCTGGTGTTCTTCGGAATCGGCGGCGGCACCGGAAGCGGCATGGTGGTCGATCTGGCTCGCCACCTGACCAATGTCCGGCTGGGCCGGCGCGTACCGGTTGTCGGTGTCGGCTCCCTGCCGTGCTCCGGAGACCCGGAGTACCAGCGCGGAGCGAGCGTGTACGCCACGCTCAACGACCTCGACTGCATGCTCGACGAGACCAAGAACGCGGCGATCACCTCGGTGTGGGGCGACCTGTACAAGAACCCGTTCAACGGCGGTTTCCTGGCCCTGCCCCAAGAGCAGTCCTGGGAACGCCTGCACCGCTACACCACGATCACCAAGGGCGTGCTTCCCGAGGTCCGGCACTACCAGGCGCTGCACGTCACGAACAAGTTCGTCGACGACTCGTTCTGCCGATACGTGCTCAACGACTACGGGCGCGAGCTGTTCCGCGTGCTGCGTCCCTCGGGCTACACCGGCGCGCCGCACGAGCGCATCAGCCCCGGAGCCCGGACGTGGACGTTGTTCAACGTCGCAAAGCTGACGCACCCGGGTGTGCAGGTACTGCCCGGGGAGCCGATGAGCAAGTGGCGGGACATGATCGGAACCTGGGTCGGCTACCTGCCGAAGTGGATGGGTGTGCGCGAGGGTTTCAAGACCGACTACATCGAGGCGCACACGTTCTCTGCCCGGTCGCGCTGGAACGACCGGCTGCAGAAGAAGCTGGAAGAGACACTGAGCCGGTACCTGCTTCCAGGTGACGACGGGACACTGCGCACCTCGGTCGGTGAGTTCTTCGACGAGCTCACCGTCTACACCAACATCATCATGACGGGGGTGGCCCGGCCCGATCTCGTGGCCTTCCAGGAGAGCCGCGCCATCTACGACGCTCTGCCCGAGCAGGATCGGCTCGCACACCATTCGTTCCTGCTCGAACTGGGGATCGCCCTCAGTGAGCGGAACCAGGAGTTCGGGGACTACGCCGGTAAGGCGCTGGGAGAGGGCGCGGTCCCGACGACCATCAGCTACGACGACATCCGCGGCGAGGCCGCTCTGCCCTCGACCGGCGTGGAGATCCAGACCGCCAACATCTCCGCGGCGGTCACGACGGTGGTCCCCACCCCGTGACCGGCGGTTGACCCCAGCAGCATCGGGTCGACGCCGCCCCCTCGCCACCTGGTGGCGAGGGGGCGGCTCGCCGTGGGAACTGGTGCAGTGAGACTCCCGGCCGTTCACCCGAGACCATCCCGAGGGGCACGATGACGCAGCCATCCACGCTGGAGCCGGACGAGTACGACGAGTGGCTGGACCGCGTCCGATCCACCTACGAAGCCGTGCGCTTCACCTGCCACCATCGACTGGGGGACCGGCTGCTCGCCAGCCGGGTCAGCGCACAGGTCGTCGCCGGCATGCTCGCCCGGCCAGGCGTCTTTCGCTTCTTCGGGATGCCCTTCTCCGCCCGCGTCGGCCACCTGGCCGAGGAGCAGATCGCCGCTGCCCGGAGGGGCGAGCTACAGGGCTCGGCCGTCTGGCCGGAGCTGGAACGGCGACTCCGAGAGCTGACCGAGCAGCAGCGGCGTGTGTTCGTCCTCAGCTTCGTGCACGGAAGCGGCACCGAGGAGACCGCCAGGAAACTGGGCGTACCGGAAGAGGTCGCTCATGATCTCCGCGACGACGTGCTGCGTCTCGTGCGCGGCATCGCGGGTACGAACGAGATCCCTGGCGACGGCACCTGACGGTGCGGATCCATCCATCCATCGGTCCGTGACGAGATCTGCGACGGTGAAAGGAGATCGCGATGATCGAGTGGTCGGACTTGATCGAGAGGCTCGAACCGGGAGACGTCCTGCAGCCACTCGCGGGCAGTTCTCGTCTCCGGGTCGAGAGCATCGACTCGGAGCAGCTCTGCCTCCGCCAGCAACTGTGGCGAGCCTGCCTGACACCGGACGATCTTCGAACGGCCGTGGCCGTCCTCGAGCAGGCACCGGCGGGGACCACACCCCTCGAGCTCGCGGAGCAGATCAGGGCCCGCTATTCGTCGGGATCGGAGGTGACGGTGGGCTGCAGCCGAGTGCCCAACCTCAGCGCCGTCGTGCTGCACCATCTGGGTGCGATCGTCTGATTCGAATGCCGGCGCTCGATCGGGCTTGCCCGCTCCGCAGCTGCGACGCGGGCAAGCCGAGCTCAGGTGCAGTGCTACGCCCCGTTGTCGGTACGCACGTCCAGCCAGTCGGATGTTCGACGGTGCCGGTGCAGGCCGACGACGAGGAACGGGTCGTAACGGGGGTCTCCCCGAACACCGAGGGCACGGAGCGCCACCGAAATGGGCGCGCTCGACGGGTGGAACACCTCGTGTGGTCCGAGCAGGAGCGGGCCGGTCACGAGCCCGCCGCCCGTCCACACGGCCGCGGCCTGGCGGCCACGTGACTCGGAGTACTCCGCCTCGGCGTAGGCCACGCTCCCGTCGGCCGACGCGAGCTCGATGAAGTCGAGGAGGCAGCGGGTGAGTCTGGTGAATCCGGACTCAGGACCGAGCAGCATCGTCCTACTGCGGTGGGCGGGTGCAGCTTCGTCCCCTGGCCCTCCGCCGGGGTTTCCCGGTCGGTCCGGCACCCCGGCGGACCGCTGTAGCACCGGGACGAGGCAGAGGTCGGCCGCGTCGAGATCGAGAACCGGGATGGCAGGCCCGTCGGGCTCCAGAGCCCATGTCAACCGATCGATCCGACGCCGCGCGCCGATCACGGCTGCGAGCTCGTAGTGCTGCCAGCAGTCGGGCTCCACACGTCACTCCAGCACACCGAGGTCTTTGAGAACATGAGCGACGGATGTCGCGCGGACGTCAGCGACCATGACCCGGTACTCCTCGACGAATCGGCCCGCGTCGCGGCTCATCCGTCCGGCGTCGATCAACTCGACGGCCTTCTCGAGGTCCGTGCGACGCAGGACGTCACTCCAGAGCGGGTTGCGGATGTGGACACCTTCATCGTCCACATCGGTGACGTGGAGGGTTCGCCCGCCGGCGACGGTCGGGATGTGCGCACCGCCCTCGTACCGACGTTCCACATCGGTCCATGTCATCGGCACCGTGTCGGCTCCCTCCGGGCAGGTTCGCGTAGCGAGGCCGTCAGGGGTCGGTCTCCGGGACTCGGCTGGCGGACCTCGATGGCTCTCGAAGAACCTTATCATGTGCAATACTCTCATTGGGAAGCGAAAGTTGGTCAGTGGCACGCCGTCGCCCGACGCCGTGCAGGTTGACGGGCGACGGGTCGTACGAGCGATATGTCACGAACCTGTCGAGCGTGCACTGCGAGGCAGGTACCTTCATCATGGCAATGTTCAGTTCGACAGCATGGGCGCCGCGCACCTCGGTTCGCGCCGCGTCGGAGCCCGCTCTGGGCGGACGGGGGAAGTGCGATGGAGTCTGACCGAAAAACGCTGCGCGTCGTCCGACGGGCGGCTGAGGGGCCACCCCTCGGGCGCCTCCTGGGGCAGGTCGATCGAGAGCTGGCGCGGCAGACCGAGGTGGAGGTGCTCGTCGACCACCGGCTGTCGATCGATCAGTGGCGTGTCCTCGACATCCTCGCCGACGGCAACGGGCGCCCCATGTCGGAGCTCGCAGCCGCGATCGTGGTCCCGGGTGCGACGTTGACGAAGATCGTCGACAGGCTCGTCGACGCCGCTCTCGTGTATCGCTTGGTCGACGACCGAGACCGGCGTCGTGTGTTGGCGTTCATCTCCGACAAGGGCCGCGAGGTTCACCACGACGTCGCGGCGAAGGTGGAGGCCATCGAGGTGGACGTCGTCACCCGTCTCGGCCGGGACGGTCCCCTCCTGCTCGATCTGCTCGCCTCGCTTGCGCAGGGCCCGGTCACCGAGGACTCGCGGGGCTGATCGTGTGACGCCGGGCCGGTTGCCCGTCCCGCCGGCGACGGTCCGCGAGGGCTGCCCGGGGGCGAGCTGCGGGGACGGTAGAGGCCGGGAGCCTGCGGAGCTCGACGAGCGCTGGCTCTAATTACTTCCGTTTGGTATCGTCTCTAACGGAAGTAATTGCCTTGGTCGTTCCTGCTGCGGCCGCCGCACCTCGCCGCGCTGAGCGGTGCCCGCGCCGTCGCGACCGGTGCGCGGGTGGTAGCTGCGGCTCGGCACCGCACCCCGGGATGGGTGATGATCGACGTCTTTGTCATCGCAGACAGGCCTCTGATGAGGTCCGGTTTGCGTCACTCGTGCGCCGGCTTCTTCGACGTGGTCGGTGAGGCTGCTGCGGTCGGTGACGGCGTACGTCGCGTTCGGCTCCTCCGGCCGCAGGTGACGATCGTCGACCTGCCACGACCTGTCGTCGAACCCGAGGCCGACGATCAAGGGAACGACGAAAGAGGGGTCGACGCCGACCTCCTCGACCTCGTCGCGCAGGACACCGCGATCATCCTGCTGCTCAACTCGTTGTCGGTGGCTCCTGCACTGGCGACGAACGGTGCCATCAGCGTGGTGAGCTGTCGAGCCGATGGCGCCGAGATCCGTCGTGCCGTCCGCCATGCGGCAGCCGGGCGCGTGCACGGCTCGGTGTCCGAGGATCCGGTTCGACGCGGAGTCGAGCAGTGGACGGTCCCGAGGTTGACGGTGAAGGAATCGGAGGTCCTTCCGCTGGTCACGCTCGGCCTGACCAACCGCGAGATCGCCGAGCGTCTGTCCGTCAGTCAGACGACGGTCAAGTTCCACATCGCCAACCTCATCCACAAGTACGGGGCGAACCGACGGACGGAACTCGCGTACCTCGCTGCCTGGCACGGTGCGCCTGAGCTGAAAGCGAGTCCGGGCTGACGCCGACTCGTCCGTCGTGGCTCTCGGACGTGCGGATCGGGTCGTGGCTGCAGTGGTCCGGAGTTGACACCAGATCGATCAACCGGTCACTCGCGACCAGCACCGTGTTGCCCAGGTCGAGCGCGATGTTGCCGGCCAGGAAGTGGGAGCGATGCACCCTGGCCTCAGGTCGTGGAATCGAGGACTTGACATCCATGACTAACTGGCAATACTAGATCTAGCCGGTTAGTTTCGGCGACTGGAGCCCGGGAGGCAGCGACATGGCACTTCGTACCGGACACATCGGACTGAACGTCACAGATCTGGAGCGGTCGAGCAGGTTCTACGAGGCGACGTTCGGGCTCGATGTCCTCGGCCGGTCCACCGAGCACGGACGGCGGTTCGCCTTCCTCGGCAATCCGGACGTGACCTCCGAGCGCTTCCTCGACAAGCTGGCCATCACCCTCTGGGAACAGAGCACCGGGAGCTTCTCCGGCCAGAACCCCGGACTGCACCATCTGGCTTTCCATGTCGACTCGGCCGAGGAGGTTCTGCGGATCCGCGACCAGGTGCGCGCTCAGGGGGTCGAGTTGCTGTACGATGGCGAGATCGTTCCGCACAGCAGTGATTTTGATTCAGGTGGCTTCTTCTTCCTCGATCCTGACGGGCTGCGGCTGGAAATCTGCGCTCCCGCGGGTATCGCGAAGGAACACGCGGTGGCCGGCGAAGCGCCATCCTGTGGATTCTTCGAGTAGATCCGTTTCCTGGAGCCAGGGTTGACATCCCGAGACGGCCTTCACGAGGGCGAGCTGCAGGTGCAGCACAAGGCCGGTCTGACGGCTGAAGCGGCACGCCTCGTCGGAATACTGCACAACGCGAACATCAGTGACGGGATGCGCAGGTTCCTCGCCGACCAAGATTTCGCGGTCATCACGTCTCGTGCTGCCGACGGCAGGCTGTGGACATCGCCCCTCTACGGGGTGCCAGGATTCTGCGCCGCCGACGGCGCCGCGCTGAGGGTGGCCGGCCGCCCGCGACCGGGCGACCCTCTGCATGGCCTGCAGCGTGGGAGCCTGGCCGGGATGCTGGTACTGGACTTCCAGCGCCGCAGGCGACTGCGGGTGAACGGCCTCGTGGGCGACGTCGGCGGAACCGGATTCGAACTCGCTGCCGACCAGACGTTCGGTAACTGTCCGCAGTACATTCAGCAGCAGGTCGTCGAACCGGTCGGAGAATCGGGGAATCGCTTCTCGGTCACGCACCACACACGGCTCGAGGCCGAGCATGCGGCCCAGGTGAAGCGCGCAGACACCTTCTTCCTGGGCACGGCGCATCCGACACACGGCATCGACGCGTCGCATCGTGGTGGTAGCCCGGGGTTCGTCCGCGTGGAGGCCGATGAACTATGGTGGCCGGACTATCCCGGCAACAATCTCTTCAACAGCATGGGGAACATCGCCGTGAACCCCGAGGCGTCCCTGCTGTTCATCGATTTCCACGAGGGAACGAGTCTTCAGTTCTCCGGGGAGGCGTACCTCGACTGGCATCCACCTGGTGTGCCGGGTGACGACTCCGGGACTGGGCGCCGAGTCCGCTTCCTCCCGCTGGAGGTCGTCCGTACCGTGGGAATTCCGTTCCGCTCGGTGTCGCACGAGGGCTACTCCCGGAACCCGGCGATCACGTAGTGTCGGTTTCCCGGTCCGATGGATCTCCGTGCGATTGCCGGTGAACCAGCCTCGCGTGAGTCGCCACACCGGCCCAGGCCACTGCGGCCACGACGAGGAAGCCCTGGAAGACGCCGGTGAAACCGACGCGAGAGGCCAGTTCCGCTGACGTCACCGGCGCAAGGAGACCTGCGACGCCCCATCCGGTGAACACGAGCCCGTACATCGTGCCGAACTGATGGCCGGGCACGGCATCGGAGGTCGCCGCCGGTGCCAGTGTGGACAGTGCACCGTACTGGGTCCCCAGGAGGAGAAGGGCGGTCAGCGCGAGGAATCCGGTCGTACCGATCGCCAGGGGCAGACACGCGAGGATGAGCAGCACGGAGTTGGCGTGGAGTGCTGCAATTCGCCCGACCCGATCAGACAGTGGGCCGGCCAGGAGCCGGCCGACGAAGTTCCCGACGTTCAGCAGCATGAGCGCGAGCGTGCCGGTGGACGGTGCACCGGCCAGCGACCCGGCTTGTGCGAAGGCGGCCAGGGCAGGCGCGCTACCGAGCCCGAACGCCACCCACAGTGCGACGAGCGGACCCCGCGGGTGAACGCGAACGGGCGTCCCCCCGCTTGCACGGCGGTGCCGCGCCGGCCGCGTGTCGGCGGTGCGCCCCGGAACGAGGACTGCCGCAACGGACAGGATGCCGGCGACGGACACCGCGAGCAGGACGAGTGTCCAGCTTCGCCCGACAGCTCGGAGCGACACGGCCGTCACCG
It contains:
- a CDS encoding response regulator transcription factor codes for the protein MIDVFVIADRPLMRSGLRHSCAGFFDVVGEAAAVGDGVRRVRLLRPQVTIVDLPRPVVEPEADDQGNDERGVDADLLDLVAQDTAIILLLNSLSVAPALATNGAISVVSCRADGAEIRRAVRHAAAGRVHGSVSEDPVRRGVEQWTVPRLTVKESEVLPLVTLGLTNREIAERLSVSQTTVKFHIANLIHKYGANRRTELAYLAAWHGAPELKASPG
- a CDS encoding sigma factor-like helix-turn-helix DNA-binding protein, whose protein sequence is MTQPSTLEPDEYDEWLDRVRSTYEAVRFTCHHRLGDRLLASRVSAQVVAGMLARPGVFRFFGMPFSARVGHLAEEQIAAARRGELQGSAVWPELERRLRELTEQQRRVFVLSFVHGSGTEETARKLGVPEEVAHDLRDDVLRLVRGIAGTNEIPGDGT
- a CDS encoding VOC family protein → MALRTGHIGLNVTDLERSSRFYEATFGLDVLGRSTEHGRRFAFLGNPDVTSERFLDKLAITLWEQSTGSFSGQNPGLHHLAFHVDSAEEVLRIRDQVRAQGVELLYDGEIVPHSSDFDSGGFFFLDPDGLRLEICAPAGIAKEHAVAGEAPSCGFFE
- a CDS encoding MarR family winged helix-turn-helix transcriptional regulator, encoding MESDRKTLRVVRRAAEGPPLGRLLGQVDRELARQTEVEVLVDHRLSIDQWRVLDILADGNGRPMSELAAAIVVPGATLTKIVDRLVDAALVYRLVDDRDRRRVLAFISDKGREVHHDVAAKVEAIEVDVVTRLGRDGPLLLDLLASLAQGPVTEDSRG
- a CDS encoding tubulin-like doman-containing protein — translated: MTGANGHGHGHGHATSGADASRVEDLVQRRVHEAGEHEGPFSIHVLGIGKTGANVVESFVRAAADSPLADNANGFSALAIDIGDADLAGARAAGKKAPAGSVQTVALPALDSTTLFSGLRRYREFLKAEFPRYYWNPNYEPWVPNDLEIPAADEHFPRALAKAIYGVEYYQGHEVAQELNKFVAGILNSPATPIVCVAFSLAGGTGSGIVVDLARHLSNIKLGRRPWVLGMGVLPCEGDTDEVWDGRLFPSINELDCMVDGEKNQGVMTVWGDLYKNPFTAGFFAVPQNAVYERTGDIEATHRIIDDGLAAFLVRDGGKHVYESIKALNWLNVDASSWHPAIRSDQTDRWINLLAVDAPEHTPGVSGRELVDGAEPRFAEVRRFGAAAAGDNSEIQLPAAQAGPAVATYPEAKLEGTTAFVAKLSKLDLRWFVPTRDAYDSFDWEQKLMAHSWILDLGVMLCEPSTRFESMGGECLLGCACWVVVPHAAIRGEEPADIQLA
- a CDS encoding ATP-binding cassette domain-containing protein codes for the protein MTPAVLEARGLSFSFRDGPLVLDDVDIAVHAGRKLAVLGPNGGGKTTLFRLLLGLLVPARGEVLLDGEPVDRSRRGLTRLRQAAQIVLQDPDDQLFAADVAQDVSFGPLNLGLPVDVVDARVATALAAVGVTDLADRPTHHLSFGQRKRVAIAGALAMHPRVLVLDEPTAGLDPAGVEELIAVLGQLHDAGTAIVLSTHDVDLAYRWADEIALVERGRVRLGPASWIVDHPHALASARLGPAWAPAVAQLLEMTGYRGPAPRTAAQLHELIGVPGPQGTSRIWADDAAPEWALER
- a CDS encoding tubulin-like doman-containing protein, which gives rise to MSGLSLYHSATGKQAPHCIHAVGIGKTGAQMIDALMRTGELEDMLDDPRARFTALAVDIGDADMRQMRQYGDSFLDRLREREIPTDRAQIRSVDLPVPGADELSRSLERYPEWLAEEYPRFDYRPAFVPWLPPNVTLPTADKNYVGQLEQPAQEEHFPRAVAKAIYGHAYYGSDGTLRKELDDFARSVDQTRLPSIVLVFFGIGGGTGSGMVVDLARHLTNVRLGRRVPVVGVGSLPCSGDPEYQRGASVYATLNDLDCMLDETKNAAITSVWGDLYKNPFNGGFLALPQEQSWERLHRYTTITKGVLPEVRHYQALHVTNKFVDDSFCRYVLNDYGRELFRVLRPSGYTGAPHERISPGARTWTLFNVAKLTHPGVQVLPGEPMSKWRDMIGTWVGYLPKWMGVREGFKTDYIEAHTFSARSRWNDRLQKKLEETLSRYLLPGDDGTLRTSVGEFFDELTVYTNIIMTGVARPDLVAFQESRAIYDALPEQDRLAHHSFLLELGIALSERNQEFGDYAGKALGEGAVPTTISYDDIRGEAALPSTGVEIQTANISAAVTTVVPTP
- a CDS encoding substrate-binding domain-containing protein codes for the protein MAGDDVLDIAFVVPESGPSGIYGPSCQTSGRLAAMEINEAGGILGREVRLRTVDGGQEPSRVAAAVEQLVVTGRVEAVTGWHTSAVREQLVPRVCGRVPYIYTAVYEGGEHTPGVFLTGETPSNQVFPAMRWMSEELGIRSWAIVGNDYVWPRMSARAARGYAEQVRAEVRDEIFVPVGSENFGGVVRRLEDSKVDGVLMFLLGSDAVRFNRAFTARGAHERCVRLSPLMDENMLMATGAANTHDLFSAAGFFETLGTAYGLDFERRYMNLAGPSAPAVASPGESCYEGVTLLAELASAARATDVGRISRASDVVSYEGPRGPVRMCNQHLLQPTYLARADGLEFDVLTELHGAG